From the genome of Dickeya aquatica, one region includes:
- the tcdA gene encoding tRNA cyclic N6-threonylcarbamoyladenosine(37) synthase TcdA yields the protein MSTQLSESYLQRFSGTARLYGQRALSLFAGAHVCVIGIGGVGSWAAEALARTGIGAITLIDMDDVCISNTNRQIHALRQHTGQLKTEVMAARILAINPECQVHCVDDFISADNVAGLLNHNFSYVIDAIDSVRPKAALLAWCRRHKIPVVTTGGAGGQIDPTRIEVADLAKTIQDPLAAKLRERLKQDFNIVKNSKGKLGIDCVFSSEPLMYPQPDGTVCASRSSADGVKRMDCSAGFGAATMVTATFGFVAVSHALKKMMARDARLAAQHQAS from the coding sequence ATGAGTACGCAACTATCCGAAAGTTATTTGCAGCGTTTTAGCGGAACCGCGCGGTTGTATGGGCAGCGGGCCTTGTCGCTTTTCGCCGGGGCGCATGTGTGCGTGATTGGCATTGGTGGTGTCGGCTCGTGGGCGGCAGAGGCGCTGGCGCGTACCGGTATTGGCGCAATTACGCTGATAGACATGGATGATGTGTGCATCAGTAACACCAACCGCCAGATCCACGCTCTGCGCCAGCACACCGGCCAGCTTAAAACCGAGGTGATGGCCGCGCGTATTCTGGCGATAAACCCGGAGTGCCAGGTGCACTGTGTCGATGACTTTATTAGTGCAGATAACGTTGCCGGGTTGCTGAATCACAACTTTAGTTATGTGATTGATGCCATTGATAGCGTGCGCCCGAAAGCCGCATTGCTGGCCTGGTGCCGCCGCCATAAAATCCCGGTGGTAACCACCGGTGGCGCAGGCGGGCAGATTGATCCTACCCGTATCGAGGTCGCTGATTTGGCAAAAACCATTCAAGATCCGCTGGCGGCGAAGCTGCGTGAGCGCCTGAAGCAGGATTTTAACATCGTTAAAAATAGCAAAGGCAAACTCGGTATTGACTGTGTGTTTTCCAGCGAGCCGCTGATGTACCCCCAGCCGGACGGTACGGTCTGTGCTTCGCGCAGCAGCGCCGATGGTGTGAAACGCATGGACTGTTCGGCCGGGTTCGGCGCAGCCACCATGGTGACGGCAACCTTTGGCTTTGTGGCCGTTTCACATGCGCTTAAAAAAATGATGGCGCGCGATGCCCGGTTAGCAGCGCAGCATCAGGCTTCCTGA
- a CDS encoding GNAT family N-acetyltransferase, whose protein sequence is MRTDAHAAFALRNRAIIQGCAEHYPPDSLQRWAGGPLSQSFENTVTDRFYLAEHAQRIVATGMINLDNGMIDAIFVEPDVMGQGIGRAMMQYLEGKARSAGLKELHLEASLNAAAFYHSLGFCGDEPSLHHSPRGFSLACIPMVKSLR, encoded by the coding sequence ATGCGCACCGATGCTCACGCCGCATTCGCCCTGCGCAATCGCGCGATTATACAGGGCTGCGCGGAGCACTATCCGCCGGACTCACTGCAACGCTGGGCAGGCGGCCCGCTCAGTCAATCGTTCGAAAATACGGTAACAGACCGTTTTTATCTGGCGGAACACGCCCAGCGTATCGTCGCAACCGGCATGATAAACCTCGATAACGGCATGATTGACGCGATTTTTGTTGAACCGGATGTCATGGGCCAGGGCATCGGGCGCGCCATGATGCAGTATCTGGAAGGTAAAGCCCGTTCTGCCGGGCTTAAGGAACTGCATCTGGAAGCCAGCCTGAATGCAGCGGCGTTTTATCACTCACTGGGTTTTTGCGGTGATGAGCCAAGCCTTCACCATTCCCCGCGTGGATTTTCGCTGGCGTGTATTCCGATGGTGAAATCACTGCGCTGA
- the csdE gene encoding cysteine desulfurase sulfur acceptor subunit CsdE, whose protein sequence is MTTETTHHPFGTDIPAAMLLTRFAACRSWEERYRQLILLAKALPPLPEALRDPAIALSGCENRVWLGYQRREDGSLHFYGDSDGRIVRGLLAVLLTSVEGQTAQTLRQRDPLALFDALGLREELSASRAGGLSALATRINAIAHQEA, encoded by the coding sequence ATGACGACTGAAACAACCCATCACCCGTTTGGCACCGACATTCCAGCCGCCATGCTATTGACGCGCTTTGCCGCCTGCCGCAGTTGGGAAGAACGCTACCGCCAGTTGATCCTGCTGGCCAAAGCGCTCCCTCCCCTGCCTGAAGCGCTGCGTGACCCGGCTATCGCGCTATCTGGCTGTGAAAACCGCGTCTGGCTCGGTTATCAACGCCGGGAGGATGGCTCGTTACATTTTTATGGCGACAGTGACGGGCGCATCGTACGCGGCCTGCTGGCGGTTCTGCTCACCTCGGTTGAGGGGCAAACTGCGCAGACACTACGCCAGCGTGACCCGCTGGCGCTGTTTGATGCGCTGGGACTGCGCGAGGAGCTAAGCGCCTCACGCGCCGGTGGCCTCAGCGCGCTGGCTACACGGATTAACGCCATTGCCCATCAGGAAGCCTGA
- the amiC gene encoding N-acetylmuramoyl-L-alanine amidase AmiC: MSYPMPRLSRRQLLQGAAATWLLSLSGVGLAASSQVIAVRVWPSSAYTRMTLESNLPLSYRQFVLDNPPRLVVDIENVALNSALKSASRQFARTDPFIKAARVGQFDQNTVRLVLELRQQVEPRLFTLTPVAGFRHRLVLDLYPVSGRYDNAEDPLLALLEDYNKGELERTLPPETPKTGRAGRERPLVIMLDPGHGGEDPGAIGKNRTREKDVVLQIARRLKALIEREPNMKAYMTRNEDVFIPLNVRVAKARKQRADLFVSIHADAFSDRAARGSSVFALSKKGATSSAARYLAQTQNESDLIGGVSLSGDRYLDSTMFDMVQTVTINDSLKFGNEILHRLGGVNRLHKNRVDQAGFAVLKAPDIPSVLVETAFISNLEEERKLRTTHFQTQVAQSILEGIKAYFAAQVR, encoded by the coding sequence ATGTCTTATCCAATGCCTCGACTCAGTCGTCGCCAATTATTACAGGGCGCGGCTGCCACCTGGCTACTGAGTCTCAGTGGCGTCGGGCTGGCGGCTTCGTCCCAGGTTATCGCCGTACGCGTATGGCCCTCTTCTGCTTATACCCGTATGACGCTGGAGTCAAATCTGCCGCTCAGCTATCGCCAGTTCGTGCTGGATAATCCGCCTCGTCTGGTGGTGGATATTGAGAATGTTGCGCTCAATAGCGCCCTGAAGAGTGCGAGCCGCCAGTTTGCGCGTACCGATCCTTTTATTAAAGCCGCGCGTGTCGGGCAGTTTGATCAGAACACGGTGCGACTGGTACTGGAATTACGCCAGCAGGTTGAGCCGAGATTGTTTACGCTGACGCCGGTGGCCGGGTTTCGTCACCGCCTGGTGCTGGATCTCTATCCGGTATCCGGGCGTTACGATAATGCAGAAGACCCGCTGCTGGCACTGCTTGAGGATTACAACAAAGGCGAACTGGAGCGAACCCTGCCGCCTGAAACGCCCAAAACCGGGCGAGCCGGACGTGAGCGGCCGCTGGTTATCATGCTTGACCCAGGGCATGGCGGAGAAGACCCCGGTGCGATAGGGAAAAATCGTACCCGGGAAAAAGATGTGGTGTTACAAATCGCCCGTCGTCTGAAGGCGCTAATCGAGCGCGAACCCAATATGAAAGCCTACATGACTCGTAATGAGGACGTGTTCATTCCGCTCAATGTCCGGGTTGCGAAAGCCCGTAAACAGCGGGCCGATCTGTTTGTCTCCATTCACGCCGATGCCTTTAGCGATCGCGCTGCGCGGGGGTCTTCGGTTTTTGCGTTATCGAAAAAAGGGGCGACCAGCTCGGCGGCGCGCTATCTGGCACAAACGCAAAACGAATCTGATTTGATTGGCGGTGTGAGTCTCAGCGGCGACAGGTATCTTGACAGCACCATGTTCGATATGGTGCAAACGGTGACGATTAATGACAGCCTGAAGTTTGGCAACGAAATTCTGCATCGGTTAGGCGGGGTGAATCGTCTGCATAAAAATCGTGTCGATCAGGCCGGGTTTGCGGTGCTAAAGGCACCAGATATTCCCTCGGTGTTGGTCGAAACGGCGTTTATCAGCAATCTGGAAGAGGAGCGCAAGCTGCGTACCACACATTTTCAGACGCAGGTGGCGCAATCGATTCTGGAAGGGATTAAAGCCTATTTTGCCGCACAGGTTCGCTAA
- the mltA gene encoding murein transglycosylase A: MKGWWGKYVLTGVVIAILAGCQTRPGDRGQQYKDGRLDQPFEWVNTPNASGSPANGGDFMQQVSRIQSASPGLYSRNSAVFQSIANWLQSGGIRVSCRSFGLNAWQMEGVDNFGNVQFTGYYTPVVQARHTPQGEFRFPLYAMPSAGKNRRLPDRASIYAGALSSQLAIAWTNSLMDNFMMEVQGSGYVDFGDGSPLTFFGYAGKNGHAYRSIGKVLIDRGEVAKEAMSMQAIRQWAERHSEAAVRELLEQNPSFVFFKPMASMPVKGASAVPLVARASVASDRSLIPPGTTLLAEVPLLDNQGKFTGKYEMRLMVALDVGGAIKGQHFDIYQGIGTEAGHAAGYYNHYGRVWVLKGQSASAMPLLSSGNRNADGVLVSNPN, translated from the coding sequence ATGAAAGGATGGTGGGGGAAATACGTGCTGACCGGTGTGGTTATCGCGATACTGGCCGGCTGTCAGACTCGGCCCGGCGATCGTGGTCAGCAATACAAGGATGGACGTCTTGATCAACCGTTTGAGTGGGTCAATACGCCGAATGCCAGCGGTTCACCGGCAAATGGCGGCGATTTTATGCAGCAGGTTAGTCGAATCCAGTCTGCCTCGCCGGGACTTTACTCCCGAAATAGTGCGGTGTTTCAGTCCATTGCGAACTGGCTGCAATCCGGGGGGATACGCGTCAGCTGTCGCAGTTTTGGCTTGAATGCCTGGCAAATGGAAGGGGTAGACAATTTTGGCAATGTCCAGTTCACCGGCTACTACACTCCGGTGGTGCAGGCGCGCCACACGCCTCAGGGGGAGTTCCGCTTTCCGCTGTATGCGATGCCTTCTGCCGGGAAAAACCGCCGTTTGCCAGACCGAGCCTCTATTTATGCGGGTGCATTAAGTAGCCAGTTGGCGATCGCCTGGACGAACTCGCTGATGGATAACTTCATGATGGAAGTGCAGGGCAGTGGCTACGTCGATTTTGGTGATGGCAGCCCGCTGACCTTTTTTGGCTATGCGGGCAAAAATGGCCATGCCTATCGCAGCATTGGTAAGGTGCTGATTGACCGGGGTGAGGTGGCGAAGGAAGCGATGTCGATGCAGGCGATTCGGCAATGGGCGGAGCGCCATAGCGAAGCGGCGGTGCGTGAATTATTGGAGCAAAACCCGTCGTTTGTGTTTTTTAAACCGATGGCGTCAATGCCGGTTAAAGGGGCCAGTGCCGTCCCGCTGGTGGCTCGCGCGTCTGTTGCTTCCGATCGCAGCTTAATTCCACCCGGCACCACATTACTGGCTGAAGTCCCGTTGTTGGATAATCAGGGTAAGTTCACCGGTAAGTATGAGATGCGTCTCATGGTGGCGCTGGATGTCGGTGGTGCAATAAAAGGGCAGCATTTTGATATCTATCAGGGGATTGGTACAGAGGCAGGCCATGCCGCCGGTTATTACAACCATTATGGCCGGGTATGGGTGCTGAAAGGCCAGTCTGCCTCGGCCATGCCGCTGTTGAGCTCTGGCAACCGCAATGCAGACGGGGTTTTGGTGAGCAATCCGAATTAA
- a CDS encoding transcriptional regulator GcvA, whose protein sequence is MSKRLPPLNALRVFDAAARHLSFTRAAEELFVTQAAVSHQIKSLEDFLGLKLFRRRNRSLLLTEEGQSYFLDIKEIFSALNEATRKLQARSAKGALTVSLLPSFAIHWLVPRLSSFNSEYPGIDVRIQAVDREEERLSDDVDVAIFYGRGNWPGMRVEKLYAEYLLPVCAPQLLAGEHPLKTPEDLAWHTLLHDASRRDWLAYTRQLGIAQINVQQGPIFSHSAMVLQAAIHGQGVALANNVMAQTEIEAGRLVCPFNDVLVSKNAFYLVCHDSQAELGKIAAFRQWILARAASEQEKFRFRYDNSSR, encoded by the coding sequence ATGTCCAAACGATTGCCACCCCTCAATGCTTTACGTGTTTTTGATGCTGCTGCCCGCCACCTCAGTTTTACCCGAGCGGCTGAAGAGTTGTTCGTGACTCAGGCTGCTGTCAGCCACCAGATAAAATCGCTGGAGGATTTTCTTGGCCTGAAATTGTTCCGTCGCCGTAACCGTTCGCTGTTATTAACGGAAGAAGGGCAGAGCTATTTTCTCGATATCAAAGAGATTTTTTCCGCGCTGAATGAAGCCACGCGTAAGCTACAGGCGCGCAGTGCCAAAGGGGCGCTCACTGTCAGCCTGTTGCCCAGTTTTGCCATTCACTGGCTGGTGCCGCGCCTGTCGAGTTTTAACTCGGAATACCCCGGCATCGATGTGCGTATTCAGGCGGTAGACCGGGAAGAGGAGCGGCTGTCTGATGATGTGGACGTGGCGATTTTCTATGGGCGAGGTAACTGGCCGGGCATGAGGGTGGAAAAACTCTATGCGGAATATCTGTTGCCAGTGTGTGCTCCGCAATTGCTGGCGGGTGAGCATCCGTTGAAAACGCCGGAGGATTTGGCATGGCATACCCTGCTACATGATGCCTCGCGCCGTGACTGGCTGGCGTATACCCGTCAGTTAGGGATAGCGCAGATTAATGTGCAGCAAGGGCCGATTTTCAGCCATAGCGCGATGGTGTTGCAGGCGGCCATTCACGGTCAGGGCGTGGCGCTGGCCAATAATGTGATGGCGCAGACGGAAATTGAAGCAGGCAGGCTGGTCTGTCCGTTCAATGATGTATTGGTCAGTAAAAATGCATTTTATCTGGTTTGCCATGACAGCCAGGCGGAACTGGGTAAAATAGCCGCTTTTCGTCAATGGATCCTCGCGCGCGCGGCGAGTGAACAGGAAAAATTCCGGTTTCGTTATGACAATTCGTCGCGCTGA
- a CDS encoding DUF423 domain-containing protein has translation MNSRFMLIFAAISGLVYVALGAFGAHVLSKALGETQMAWLHTGLQYQAFHTLVILVLAVAMCQRVNVWFYWSAALLALGIVLFSGSLYCLALSYWRFWVFITPVGGLCFLAGWLLLLIGALRLKGRAESHE, from the coding sequence ATGAATAGCCGTTTTATGCTGATTTTTGCCGCCATCAGCGGGCTGGTGTACGTCGCGCTGGGCGCGTTCGGGGCACATGTGTTAAGTAAAGCGCTGGGCGAAACCCAAATGGCCTGGTTACATACCGGCTTACAATATCAGGCATTTCATACGCTGGTGATTTTGGTGTTAGCGGTGGCGATGTGTCAGCGGGTGAATGTCTGGTTTTACTGGAGTGCGGCATTGCTGGCGCTGGGTATCGTGCTGTTTAGTGGCAGTCTTTACTGTCTGGCGTTGTCGTATTGGCGTTTTTGGGTGTTTATCACGCCGGTGGGAGGCCTCTGCTTCCTGGCGGGATGGTTGTTACTGTTAATCGGAGCCCTACGCCTGAAAGGCAGGGCTGAGTCACATGAATAA
- the csdA gene encoding cysteine desulfurase CsdA — MKPFNPGHFRQQFPALEHGSVYLDSAATALKPNAVICAVEHCYTAESGNVHRSQHHSARRLTDAFEQARATVARFIGAPQARSVIWTRGTTESINLVAQCYARPRLQPGDEILVSEGEHHANLIPWLTVAQQTGARVVKLPLGKDYQPALPALRALLTPRTRLLAISQMSNVTGAMPDLHQAVTLAHQAGAVVMVDGAQGVVHRAIDVDALDIDFYAFSGHKLFGPTGIGVLYGKAELLEAMPPWLGGGKMMSQVSFDGFTPQAIPQRFEAGTPHIAGVLGLAAAIDWWCQQDRHGADKHSVMLAEQAEQQLSALAGFRSFRATGSSLLSFTVDGVHHHDLATLVAQSGVAIRAGHHCAQPLMSALGVEGTLRASFAPYNQPQDVAHLIQAIRNALELLAD, encoded by the coding sequence ATGAAACCGTTTAACCCCGGGCATTTTCGCCAGCAATTTCCAGCCTTGGAGCACGGCAGCGTCTATCTTGATAGCGCCGCCACCGCATTGAAACCGAACGCGGTCATTTGTGCGGTAGAGCACTGCTATACCGCAGAAAGCGGCAATGTTCACCGCAGCCAGCATCACTCCGCCAGACGGTTGACGGATGCGTTTGAACAGGCGCGCGCAACCGTGGCCCGCTTCATCGGCGCACCGCAGGCGCGCAGCGTTATCTGGACCCGAGGCACTACTGAGTCTATCAACCTGGTGGCGCAGTGCTATGCGAGGCCCCGCCTGCAACCCGGCGACGAAATTCTGGTCAGTGAAGGCGAGCACCATGCCAATTTAATCCCGTGGCTAACAGTGGCGCAGCAAACCGGAGCTCGCGTCGTCAAACTCCCGTTAGGCAAAGATTATCAGCCCGCGCTTCCTGCACTGCGTGCCCTGCTGACGCCGCGTACCCGGTTGCTGGCCATCAGCCAGATGTCTAACGTTACGGGTGCAATGCCCGATTTGCATCAGGCGGTGACGCTTGCACATCAGGCCGGCGCGGTGGTGATGGTCGATGGCGCACAAGGCGTCGTCCACCGCGCCATCGATGTGGATGCACTGGATATTGATTTTTACGCCTTTTCCGGCCACAAACTGTTTGGCCCAACCGGCATTGGCGTGCTGTATGGCAAGGCGGAATTACTGGAAGCCATGCCCCCCTGGCTTGGCGGCGGCAAAATGATGAGTCAGGTGTCGTTCGATGGCTTTACCCCACAGGCGATTCCACAACGTTTTGAGGCAGGCACGCCGCACATTGCTGGCGTATTAGGGCTGGCTGCGGCCATCGACTGGTGGTGCCAGCAAGACCGGCACGGCGCAGACAAACACAGCGTCATGCTGGCCGAACAGGCCGAGCAACAGTTAAGTGCTCTTGCCGGGTTTCGCAGTTTTCGCGCCACCGGCTCAAGCCTGCTGTCATTCACCGTTGATGGGGTACATCATCATGACCTTGCCACTCTGGTGGCACAGTCTGGCGTGGCAATACGCGCCGGGCACCACTGCGCGCAACCCTTGATGAGTGCGCTGGGGGTTGAAGGAACGTTGCGCGCCTCTTTTGCCCCTTATAATCAGCCGCAGGATGTCGCACATCTTATTCAGGCTATCCGCAACGCGTTGGAATTACTGGCAGATTGA
- the xni gene encoding flap endonuclease Xni, with translation MAVHLLIVDALNLIRRIHAVQGSPCLNACRHALGQLIQHSKPTHAVAVFDDEQRAHSWRHQLLAEYKEGRAPMPDTLAQELPHIKEAFLAMGVNSWHSPGNEADDLAATLACKVAAQGHQATIVSTDKGYCQLLAPAVRIRDYFQKRWLDMPFIAGEFGVKPAQLPDYWGLAGISSSKIPGVSGIGPKTAAQLLQQADSLEILYQQLEQVPEKWRHKLLSHKDMAYRCREVATLKTDLQLNGNLQQLRLPAAGTGVPPSY, from the coding sequence ATGGCCGTACATCTGCTGATTGTTGATGCCCTTAACCTGATTCGTCGTATCCATGCCGTGCAAGGCTCGCCCTGTCTCAATGCCTGTCGGCATGCTCTGGGCCAGTTGATCCAGCATAGCAAGCCCACGCACGCGGTAGCGGTTTTCGATGACGAGCAGCGCGCACATAGCTGGCGACACCAGTTGCTGGCTGAATACAAAGAGGGCAGAGCGCCAATGCCAGACACGCTGGCACAAGAGCTGCCACACATCAAAGAGGCTTTTCTTGCGATGGGTGTGAACAGCTGGCATTCGCCGGGTAATGAAGCAGACGATCTGGCGGCCACGCTAGCCTGCAAAGTGGCCGCTCAGGGGCATCAGGCGACGATTGTCTCAACCGATAAAGGCTACTGCCAGCTACTGGCTCCTGCCGTGCGCATTCGGGATTATTTTCAAAAGCGCTGGCTGGATATGCCCTTTATCGCCGGAGAATTTGGCGTGAAACCGGCACAATTACCAGACTACTGGGGGCTTGCGGGCATCAGTAGCAGTAAGATCCCCGGTGTCAGCGGCATCGGGCCCAAAACGGCCGCACAACTGCTCCAGCAAGCCGACTCGCTGGAGATATTGTATCAGCAACTGGAACAGGTCCCTGAAAAGTGGCGTCACAAACTGCTATCACACAAGGATATGGCCTATCGCTGCCGCGAAGTGGCCACGCTCAAAACCGACCTGCAACTTAACGGCAATCTTCAGCAACTGCGTCTGCCTGCGGCTGGAACTGGCGTACCGCCGTCATACTGA
- the rlmM gene encoding 23S rRNA (cytidine(2498)-2'-O)-methyltransferase RlmM yields MNKVILYCRPGFEKECAAEITDKAARYEVYGFVRVKDNSGYVIFECYQHEDADRLIKTLPFKELVFARQMMVCGELLRDLPPDDRIAPIVGMLTGVMERAGELRVEVPDTNESKELMKFCRKFTVPLRAALRENRILLSQEKGSRPVIHVLFIAPGCCYVGYSYSNNNSPFYMGIPRLKFPADAPSRSTLKLEEAFHVFVPADEWDERLASGMYAVDLGACPGGWTYQLVKRSMMVYAVDNGMMSPDLMDTGQVMHQQADGFRFEPPRNNIYWLVCDMVEKPAKVTSRMGDWLVNGWCREVIFNLKLPMKKRYEEVVQNLAQLSQRLEEQGINFEVHAKHLYHDREEITVHVRRIWGAIPGRRDER; encoded by the coding sequence ATGAATAAAGTCATTTTGTACTGTCGCCCCGGTTTTGAAAAAGAGTGTGCGGCGGAGATAACCGATAAAGCCGCACGCTATGAGGTGTATGGTTTTGTCCGCGTGAAAGACAACAGCGGTTATGTCATTTTTGAATGTTATCAGCATGAAGATGCCGATCGCTTAATCAAAACGCTGCCGTTTAAGGAACTGGTCTTTGCCCGCCAGATGATGGTGTGTGGGGAGTTGCTGCGTGACTTGCCGCCGGATGATCGCATCGCGCCCATCGTGGGGATGTTGACCGGTGTGATGGAGCGTGCCGGAGAGTTGCGTGTTGAAGTGCCCGATACCAACGAAAGCAAAGAGCTGATGAAGTTCTGCCGCAAGTTTACCGTGCCACTGCGTGCTGCATTGCGTGAAAACCGTATTTTGCTGTCGCAGGAAAAAGGCAGTCGTCCGGTTATCCATGTGCTGTTTATCGCGCCTGGCTGTTGTTATGTGGGGTACTCTTACAGCAACAATAACTCACCGTTTTATATGGGGATCCCGCGCCTGAAATTCCCGGCGGATGCGCCAAGCCGTTCAACCCTGAAGCTGGAAGAAGCGTTTCATGTTTTCGTGCCTGCCGATGAGTGGGATGAGCGCCTTGCCAGCGGCATGTATGCGGTGGATTTAGGCGCGTGCCCCGGCGGCTGGACCTATCAATTGGTGAAGCGCAGCATGATGGTGTATGCGGTAGATAACGGCATGATGTCACCAGACCTGATGGACACCGGTCAGGTGATGCACCAGCAGGCAGATGGTTTCCGCTTTGAGCCGCCGCGCAATAATATTTACTGGCTGGTGTGTGACATGGTAGAGAAGCCTGCCAAAGTCACCAGCCGCATGGGTGACTGGCTGGTTAATGGCTGGTGTCGTGAGGTTATCTTCAACCTCAAACTGCCTATGAAAAAGCGTTATGAGGAAGTGGTGCAGAATCTTGCCCAGTTATCACAGCGACTTGAGGAACAGGGTATTAATTTTGAAGTGCATGCCAAACACCTCTATCACGATCGTGAAGAGATAACCGTGCATGTGCGGCGTATTTGGGGGGCAATCCCCGGTCGGCGTGATGAGCGTTAA
- the argA gene encoding amino-acid N-acetyltransferase encodes MKERSTELVQGFRHSVPYINAHRGKTFVIMLGGEAIEHENFANIVNDIGLLHSLGIKLVVVYGARPQIDANLMAHNYEPRYHKHTRVTDSTTLELVKQAAGMLQLDITARLSMSLLNTPLQGAHINVVSGNFIIAQPLGVDDGVDYCHSGRIRRIDEDALQRQLDSGAIVLLGPVAVSVTGESFNLTSEEVATQLAIKLKAEKMIGFCASQGVTNEEGVIVSELLPDEAQQRLQVLEEAGDYNSEIVRFLRGAVKACRSGVRRSHLISYQEDGALLQELFSRDGIGTQIVMESAEQVRRATINDIGGILELIRPLEQQGILVRRSREQLEMEIDKFTVVVRDNLTIACAALYPFPEESIGEMACVAVHPEYRNSSRGDQLLHHVSAQARQQGLQRLFVLTTHSIHWFQERGFKPVEVEMLPKRKQELYNYQRRSKILVTDL; translated from the coding sequence GTGAAGGAACGTAGTACAGAACTGGTTCAAGGCTTCCGCCACTCAGTTCCTTACATCAATGCACATCGTGGTAAAACCTTTGTCATCATGCTGGGCGGCGAAGCAATTGAGCATGAAAATTTTGCCAATATCGTCAATGACATCGGGCTGTTGCACAGTCTGGGTATCAAACTGGTGGTGGTCTATGGTGCCAGACCGCAGATTGATGCCAATTTGATGGCACACAACTACGAGCCCCGCTACCACAAGCATACCCGGGTCACAGACAGCACCACGCTGGAACTGGTGAAACAGGCCGCCGGCATGCTGCAACTGGATATTACGGCCCGTCTGTCAATGAGCCTGCTCAACACGCCCTTGCAGGGAGCACACATTAACGTGGTCAGCGGCAATTTTATTATTGCCCAGCCGCTTGGCGTCGATGATGGCGTGGACTACTGCCACAGCGGCCGTATTCGCCGCATTGATGAAGATGCGCTGCAACGCCAGCTTGACAGTGGTGCCATCGTGTTGCTTGGCCCGGTCGCGGTTTCGGTTACCGGAGAAAGCTTTAACCTCACCTCGGAAGAAGTCGCCACCCAGTTGGCCATCAAACTGAAAGCCGAGAAAATGATTGGCTTTTGTGCCTCACAAGGGGTGACAAACGAAGAAGGCGTGATTGTCTCGGAATTACTGCCTGATGAAGCCCAGCAGCGCCTTCAGGTGCTGGAGGAAGCCGGTGATTACAACTCTGAAATCGTGCGCTTCCTGCGCGGTGCGGTAAAAGCCTGCCGCAGCGGTGTGCGTCGCAGCCATCTGATTAGTTATCAGGAAGATGGCGCGTTACTGCAAGAATTGTTCTCCCGGGATGGTATCGGCACGCAAATCGTTATGGAAAGCGCAGAACAGGTGCGCCGCGCCACCATTAATGATATCGGCGGTATTCTGGAGTTAATTCGTCCGCTGGAACAGCAAGGTATTTTGGTGCGCCGTTCGCGTGAACAACTGGAAATGGAGATAGACAAATTCACCGTGGTGGTGAGAGACAACCTGACCATTGCCTGTGCTGCACTCTACCCGTTTCCGGAAGAGAGTATTGGTGAGATGGCTTGCGTTGCCGTGCACCCGGAGTACCGCAACTCCTCACGCGGCGACCAACTGCTCCATCATGTCTCGGCTCAAGCCCGTCAGCAGGGGTTACAACGGCTATTCGTACTGACCACCCACAGTATTCACTGGTTTCAGGAGCGCGGTTTCAAGCCTGTCGAGGTAGAGATGCTGCCCAAGCGTAAGCAAGAGCTGTATAACTATCAACGCCGCTCCAAAATTCTGGTCACCGACCTGTAA
- a CDS encoding GNAT family N-acetyltransferase, translated as MRLEQVPATLSDIPYLLQLRQLTMAGYLADIGAPTDNDSLMQRVLYAFEHAYLVLADGKPAGLLKYAFVPDAQHWYLMQIQIHPDFQNRGLGRLLIESLIARASAQRQPVVLSVLKNNPARLLYQRLGFEITGEGDREFTMCHPPGKPT; from the coding sequence ATGCGCCTTGAACAGGTTCCGGCAACGCTATCTGACATCCCGTACTTACTGCAATTACGCCAGCTCACCATGGCCGGATATCTCGCTGACATCGGAGCGCCAACCGATAATGACAGCCTGATGCAACGCGTGCTTTATGCATTCGAGCACGCCTATCTCGTGCTGGCAGACGGCAAACCGGCCGGGTTATTAAAATATGCCTTTGTGCCAGACGCACAGCACTGGTATTTAATGCAGATTCAAATTCACCCGGATTTTCAAAACCGGGGGCTCGGCCGGTTACTGATAGAGTCGCTCATCGCCAGGGCCTCAGCACAACGCCAGCCGGTAGTGTTAAGTGTGCTAAAAAATAACCCGGCCCGCCTGTTGTATCAGCGTCTTGGCTTTGAGATTACCGGTGAAGGTGACCGGGAGTTCACGATGTGTCACCCGCCGGGAAAACCCACATAA